The genomic stretch TCCGGGATGTTGACACTGATCACAGGCCAGGGAAGCATGGGCGGCATGCGTCAACTACTAGCGGTAGTACCCGTATCCGCCGCCGGGGGGCATGTGCAGTGACACATGTGCCTCAGATCGGCCGAACGTCCGCCTCACCCGAGGTGTCCGAACGGTCGACCTGGAGCTGACGCATCCGCTCACCCCGGCATGAAGGCCCGTCAGGCTTTTCAGCCGGGGTTTTCTCTTGACCGGTGTGGATCCGCCACGGATCAGAGACTTCTTGGATCAGCCGTTCGCCGAACCAGAGACTGAGGAAAAGATGAGCAATCTGACAGCCACGAGCCCAGCCATGCTGGCCTCGAAAGCATCCAGCAGCGCCGCTGGGACCTCCGCAGACCCGCGCCTCTATGGCCCCGGCCGCACCGTCGCGCCGGTAGAGGTCACAGGTTCGCAGTCCATCATTCGCAGCCTCGAAGAGCTGGGGGTGACAGACGTCTTCGGCATCCCCGGCGGCGCGATCCTGCCCACCTATGACCCGCTGATGGACTCCGATCAGGTCAACCACATCCTGGTGCGCCACGAGCAGGGCGCCGGACATGCCGCCCAGGGCTACGCGATGGTCACCGGCGAGGTGGGCGTCTGCATCGCCACCTCCGGTCCGGGAGCCACCAACCTGGTCACCCCCATGGCCGACGCCCATATGGACTCCGTGCCCATGGTCGCGATCACCGGGCAGGTCAACGCCGGGGTGATCGGCACCGACGCCTTCCAGGAAGCCGACATCGTCGGGATCTCCACCCCGATCACCAAGCACTCCTTCCTGGTCACCGACGCCGATGAGATCCCCAAGGTGATGGCCGAGGCCTTCCACCTGGCCTCCACCGGCCGGCCCGGCCCGGTGCTGGTGGACGTCACCAAGTCCGCCCAGGTCGCGAAGACCACCTTCTCCTGGCCCCCGAAGATCGAGCTCAACGGCTACCGCCCGGTCACCCGCGGGCACTCCAAGCAGATCCGCGAGGCCGCGAAGCTGATCCAGGCCGCCTCCCGTCCGGTGTTCTACATCGGCGGCGGCATGATCAAGGCCGAGGCCTCCGAGGAGTTCCTCGCCCTGGCCGAGACCGTCGGGGCCCCGGTGGTCACCACGCTGATGGCCCGCGGCGCCTTCCCAGATTCGCACCAGCAGAACCTGGGCATGCCCGGGATGCACGGGACGGTCTCCGCCGTCGCCGCGCTGCAGCGCTCAGACCTGCTGATCACCCTCGGCGCCCGCTTCGATGACCGGGTCACCGGGCAGCTGGAGAGCTTCGCCCCGGACGCCAAGGTGATCCACGCCGACATCGACCCCGCGGAGATCTCCAAGAACCGCACCGCCGATGTCCCGATCGTCGGCTCGCTCAAGGAGATCGTCCCGGAGCTGACCTACTCCTTCGAGTCCCTGGTCGCCAAGCACGGTCGCACTGACACCAGCGCCTGGTGGAAGCAGCTGAACCGGTTCCGCGAGACCTACCCGCTGGGCTACGCCGCCCCGGAGGACGGCAAGATCGCCCCGCAGCAGGTCATCGAGAAGATCAATCAGGCCTCAGGTCCCGAAGCGGTCTACGTGGCCGGGGTCGGTCAGCACCAGATGTGGTCCGCCCAGTTCGTGAAGTACGAACGCCCCCGGCAGTGGCTGAACTCCGGCGGGCTGGGCACCATGGGCTACTCGGTGCCCGCGGCGATGGGCGCCCAGGTGGGCAACCCGGACCGGGTGGTCTGGGCGATCGACGGCGACGGCTGCTTCCAGATGACCAACCAAGAGCTGGCCACCTGCGCGATCAACAAGATCCCGATCAAGGTCGCGGTGATCAACAACTCCTCCCTGGGCATGGTCCGGCAGTGGCAGACCCTGTTCTATGAGTCCCGCTACTCGAACACCCACCTGAACACCTCGGTCACCGCCGAGGGCGGGGAGGTCGTGCGGATCCCTGACTTCGTCAAGCTCGCCGAGGCCTACGGCTGCGTGGGGCTGCGCTGCGAGCGGCCCGAGGACATCGACGCGGTCATCGCCGAGGCCATGGCGATCAACGACCGTCCGGTGGTCATCGACTTCGTGGTCTCCCGGGATTCGATGGTCTGGCCGATGGTCCCGGCAGGGGTCTCCAACAGCGACATCCAGTTCGCACACAACCTGACCCCGCAGTGGGACGAGGAGGACTGATATATGGGCACCCATGACATCGCCGCACCCGAGCAGCGACGCACCCTCTCGGTCCTGGTCGAGGACGTCCCCGGCGTGCTCACCAAGGTCTCCGGGCTCTTCGCCCGCCGGGCCTTCAACATCCACTCCCTGGCGGTGGGCCCCTCGGAGCTGCCCGGGCTCAGCCGGATCACCGTGGTGGTCGACGCCGACTCCAAGCTGCTCGAGCAGATCACCAAACAGCTGAACAAGCTGATCAATGTCATCAAGATCATCGAGCTGGCACCGGAGAACTCGGTCCAGCGCGAACACCTGCTGATCAAGGTGAAGGCTGACGCGCCCACCCGTCTGCAGGTCACCCAGGCCGTCGAGCTCTTCCGCGCCAAGATCGTGGACGTCTCCGTGGACTCACTCACCGTTGAGGCCACCGGCGCCCCTGACAAGCTCAACGCCCTCCTGGAGGTCCTGGAGCCCTTCGGAGTCCGCGAGATCGTGCGTTCCGGCACCCTCGCGATCTCCCGCGGCGCGAAGTCCATGACCGATAAGGCGCTGCGCTGAGAACCCGCTGCGTAACACCTGCAGCACCCCAGACCTGTAACCCCATCCCCAACACGAGGAGACCTCACCGTGACTGACCTCTATTACGACGACGACGCCGACCTGTCCGTGCTCAGCGGCAAGAAGGTCGCCGTGATCGGCTACGGATCCCAGGGCCATGCCCACGCGCTGTCCCTGCGCGACTCAGGCGTCGACGTCGTCGTCGGTCTGAAGGCGGAGTCCAGCTCCAAGGCCAAGGCCGAGGAGCAGGGCCTGACCGTGAAGACCGTGGCCGAGGCCGCCGCCGAGGCCGATGTCATCATGATCCTGGTCCCGGACCAGCACCAGGCCGCGGTGTACTCCGCGGAGATCGCCCCGCACCTGGTGCCGGGCAACGTGCTGCTGTTCTCCCACGGCTTCAACATCCGCTTCGGCTACATCGAGGCCCCCACCGAGGTCGGCGTGGCCATGGTGGCCCCCAAGGGCCCGGGCCACGTGGTCCGCCGCGAGTACGAGGCCGGACGCGGCGTCCCGGCCCTGATCGCCGTGGAGCAGGACCCCTCCGGCGAGGCCAAGTCCATCGCCCTGGCCTACGCCAAGGGCATCGGCGGCACCCGCGCCGGGGTCATCGAGACCACCTTCACCGAAGAGACCGAGACCGACCTCTTCGGCGAGCAGGCAGTCCTCTGCGGCGGCGCCTCCCAGCTGGTGCAGTACGGCTTCGAGACGCTCACCGAGGCCGGCTACAAGCCCGAGATCGCCTACTTCGAGGTGCTCCACGAGCTCAAGCTGATCGTGGACCTGATGGTCGAGGGCGGCCTGACCAAGCAGCGCTGGTCGATCTCCGACACCGCCGAGTTCGGCGACTACGTCTCCGGGCCCCGCGTGATCTCCCCGGAGGTCAAGGAGAACATGAAGGCCGTGCTCGCCGACATCCAGTCCGGAGCCTTCGCCAAGCGCTTCATGGATGACCAGCGCGTCGGCGGCAAGGAGTTCAACGAGCTGCGCAAGAAGAACGAGTCGCACCCGATCGAGTCCACCGGGCGCGAGCTGCGCAAGCTCTTCTCCTGGATCCCGCAGGATGATGACTACACCGAGGGCACCACTGCCCGATGAGTCAGCACGGTGAGTGGGGCGGGCCTTCCTAGGCCCGCCCCGCTCACCGTCTTCGCGTGCACCACCCACGAACCACGAAGCGCCCCGAGCAGAAGAAGGACATTGTGAGCACTCACCGCCCCGTCGTCGTACTTGCCGAAGAACTCTCACCCGCCACCGTCGAGGCGCTGGGACCGGACTTCGAGATCCGCCAGTCCGACGGAACCGACCGCGAGCGGCTCTTCGCCGACCTCGCCGACGCCGATGCCATCATGGTCCGCTCGGCCACCCAGGTCGACGCCGAGGTGCTCTCCCACGGCAAGTCGCTGAAGGTCGTCGCCCGGGCCGGGGTGGGACTGGACAACGTGGACATCAAGGCCGCCACCGCGGCCGGGGTGATGGTGGTCAACGCTCCCACCTCGAACATCACCTCCGCGGCGGAGCTGACCTGCGCGCATATCCTGGGCCTGGCCCGGCACATCTCCCCGGCGCACCAGGCGCTGCGCGACGGCGCCTGGAAGCGCTCGAAGTACTCCGGCGTGGAGCTCGCGGAGAAGACCCTCGGAGTGATCGGTCTGGGCCGCATCGGCGGCCTGGTGGCGGAGCGGATGAAGGCCTTCGACATGGAGGTCATCGCCTATGACCCCTACGTCACCTCGGCCCGGGCGCACCAGCTCGGCGCGCAGCTGGTCACCCTGGACGAGCTCTACGCGCAGTCCGATGTGATCACCATCCATATGCCCAAGACCCCGGAGACCCTGGGGATGCTGAACACCGAGGCCTTCGCGAAGATGAAGGACACCGCGTTCGTGGTCAACGTCGCCCGCGGCGGACTGATCAACGAGGCCGACCTGGAGCAGGCCCTGGCCGAGGGTGCGATCGGCGGGGCCGCCGTGGACGTCTTCGCCACCGAGCCCTCCACCGACCTGCCCTTCTTCACCCGTGAGAACGTGGTGGTCACCCCGCACCTGGGCGCCTCCACCGCCGAGGCCCAGGAGAAGGCCGGGGTCTCCGTGGCGAAGTCCGTGCGCCTGGCCCTGGCCGGGGAGCTGGTCCCGGACGCGGTCAACGTCGCCGGCGGCGCCATCGACGAGCTGGTCCGCCCCGGCATCCCGCTGATCGAGAAGCTGGGTCGGATCCTCAACGCCCTGGCCACCGACGCCTTCACCGACATCGAGACCGAGGCCGCCGGTGAGATCGCCGAGCTCAACGTCTCGGCGCTGCAGCTGGCCGCGCTGAAGGGCCTGTTCACCGACGTCGTCTCGGAGCAGGTCTCCTACGTCAACGCCCCGGTGCTCGCCGAGCAGCGCGGGATCTCCACCCGGCTGACCACCACCACCGAGGTCGAGGACTACCGCAACGCACTCACCGTGCGCGGGGCCACCAGCTCCGGGACCAACCTGGAGGTCCGCGGCACGCTCACCGGACCCAAGCAGATCCAGAAGATCGTGGGCATCAACGGCTACGACCTCGAGATCGCGCTCACCGAGCACCTGGTGGTCCTGGAATACGCCGACCGCCCCGGCGTGGTCGGCGCGCTCGGCCGGATCCTGGGGGAGCACCAGGTCAACATCGCCGGTATGCAGGTCTCGCAGAACACCAAACAGGGCCGCGCCCTGGCCGTGCTGGCCATCGACGCCGCGCTGCCCGCTGGGGTGCTCGACGCGATCAACGCCGAGGTCCAGGCCAACCTGGCCGCCGAGGTCGACCTCGAAGACTGAATAGCCCAGCTTCACATCGCCGCTGACCCCGGTGCAGATCTGAGTCCCAGACCTGCACCGGGGTCAGCTGTGTCACCGCCAGGGTCACTGCCTGTCTCCCGGTCGGCGCCGCGGCCACGGCACTGCAGTTGGCAACCGGGTGGGGTAAATTCCTAGGGTGACTTCTACCAAGCCCCCGTTCTATATCACCACGGCGAT from Nesterenkonia sandarakina encodes the following:
- a CDS encoding acetolactate synthase large subunit yields the protein MSNLTATSPAMLASKASSSAAGTSADPRLYGPGRTVAPVEVTGSQSIIRSLEELGVTDVFGIPGGAILPTYDPLMDSDQVNHILVRHEQGAGHAAQGYAMVTGEVGVCIATSGPGATNLVTPMADAHMDSVPMVAITGQVNAGVIGTDAFQEADIVGISTPITKHSFLVTDADEIPKVMAEAFHLASTGRPGPVLVDVTKSAQVAKTTFSWPPKIELNGYRPVTRGHSKQIREAAKLIQAASRPVFYIGGGMIKAEASEEFLALAETVGAPVVTTLMARGAFPDSHQQNLGMPGMHGTVSAVAALQRSDLLITLGARFDDRVTGQLESFAPDAKVIHADIDPAEISKNRTADVPIVGSLKEIVPELTYSFESLVAKHGRTDTSAWWKQLNRFRETYPLGYAAPEDGKIAPQQVIEKINQASGPEAVYVAGVGQHQMWSAQFVKYERPRQWLNSGGLGTMGYSVPAAMGAQVGNPDRVVWAIDGDGCFQMTNQELATCAINKIPIKVAVINNSSLGMVRQWQTLFYESRYSNTHLNTSVTAEGGEVVRIPDFVKLAEAYGCVGLRCERPEDIDAVIAEAMAINDRPVVIDFVVSRDSMVWPMVPAGVSNSDIQFAHNLTPQWDEED
- the ilvN gene encoding acetolactate synthase small subunit, whose product is MGTHDIAAPEQRRTLSVLVEDVPGVLTKVSGLFARRAFNIHSLAVGPSELPGLSRITVVVDADSKLLEQITKQLNKLINVIKIIELAPENSVQREHLLIKVKADAPTRLQVTQAVELFRAKIVDVSVDSLTVEATGAPDKLNALLEVLEPFGVREIVRSGTLAISRGAKSMTDKALR
- the ilvC gene encoding ketol-acid reductoisomerase; the encoded protein is MTDLYYDDDADLSVLSGKKVAVIGYGSQGHAHALSLRDSGVDVVVGLKAESSSKAKAEEQGLTVKTVAEAAAEADVIMILVPDQHQAAVYSAEIAPHLVPGNVLLFSHGFNIRFGYIEAPTEVGVAMVAPKGPGHVVRREYEAGRGVPALIAVEQDPSGEAKSIALAYAKGIGGTRAGVIETTFTEETETDLFGEQAVLCGGASQLVQYGFETLTEAGYKPEIAYFEVLHELKLIVDLMVEGGLTKQRWSISDTAEFGDYVSGPRVISPEVKENMKAVLADIQSGAFAKRFMDDQRVGGKEFNELRKKNESHPIESTGRELRKLFSWIPQDDDYTEGTTAR
- the serA gene encoding phosphoglycerate dehydrogenase, which produces MSTHRPVVVLAEELSPATVEALGPDFEIRQSDGTDRERLFADLADADAIMVRSATQVDAEVLSHGKSLKVVARAGVGLDNVDIKAATAAGVMVVNAPTSNITSAAELTCAHILGLARHISPAHQALRDGAWKRSKYSGVELAEKTLGVIGLGRIGGLVAERMKAFDMEVIAYDPYVTSARAHQLGAQLVTLDELYAQSDVITIHMPKTPETLGMLNTEAFAKMKDTAFVVNVARGGLINEADLEQALAEGAIGGAAVDVFATEPSTDLPFFTRENVVVTPHLGASTAEAQEKAGVSVAKSVRLALAGELVPDAVNVAGGAIDELVRPGIPLIEKLGRILNALATDAFTDIETEAAGEIAELNVSALQLAALKGLFTDVVSEQVSYVNAPVLAEQRGISTRLTTTTEVEDYRNALTVRGATSSGTNLEVRGTLTGPKQIQKIVGINGYDLEIALTEHLVVLEYADRPGVVGALGRILGEHQVNIAGMQVSQNTKQGRALAVLAIDAALPAGVLDAINAEVQANLAAEVDLED